A genomic region of Bosea sp. 124 contains the following coding sequences:
- a CDS encoding beta-ketoacyl-ACP synthase → MNAINQTPSHRDSKGRPIVAVTGLGIVTSLGQGKDANWEALTAGRSGIHAIERFPTQGLRTTIGGTVDFLFDGPFTAPQLSEKLAMLAAEEAVGQSGLGKPGDFPGELFMAVPPVEMEWPQKQELAATVEGEVDYDGLLRAAASLKFRPMHEMFLFGTVADHVADAFGTKGSPISLSTACSSGATAIQMGVEAIRRGETDAALCIGTDGSIHAEALIRFSLLSALSTHNDPPEAAAKPFSKNRDGFVMGEGAGALVLEDYDHALARGAAILGIVAGCGERGDGFHRTRSSPDGKPAILAMQDALDDAGLKPDDVDYINAHGTSTPENDKMEAMSCAAVFGERMGRLPMSSNKSMLGHTLTAAGAVEAVISFLTIAHGRIPPTINYTTPDPAIALDVVPNVARDATVRTVLSNSFGFGGQNTSLVLTAEPART, encoded by the coding sequence ATGAACGCGATCAACCAGACCCCTTCGCACCGCGACTCCAAGGGCCGCCCGATCGTCGCCGTCACGGGACTCGGCATCGTCACCTCGCTCGGTCAGGGCAAGGACGCCAACTGGGAAGCGCTGACCGCTGGACGCTCCGGCATCCACGCGATCGAGCGGTTTCCGACGCAGGGCCTGCGCACCACGATCGGCGGCACCGTCGATTTCCTGTTCGACGGTCCGTTCACGGCGCCGCAGCTCTCCGAGAAGCTCGCCATGCTGGCCGCCGAGGAGGCCGTCGGCCAGAGCGGGCTCGGCAAGCCGGGCGATTTCCCAGGCGAGCTCTTCATGGCGGTGCCTCCCGTCGAGATGGAATGGCCGCAGAAGCAGGAACTCGCCGCGACCGTCGAGGGCGAGGTCGATTACGATGGCCTGCTGCGCGCGGCCGCCTCGCTGAAATTCAGGCCGATGCACGAGATGTTCCTGTTCGGAACGGTCGCCGACCATGTCGCGGACGCATTCGGCACCAAAGGTTCGCCGATCTCGCTGTCGACCGCCTGCTCGTCCGGCGCGACCGCGATCCAGATGGGTGTCGAGGCGATCCGGCGTGGCGAGACCGACGCTGCGCTCTGCATCGGCACAGACGGCTCGATCCATGCCGAGGCCTTGATCCGCTTCTCGCTGCTCTCGGCGCTCTCGACCCATAACGACCCGCCGGAAGCAGCCGCCAAGCCCTTCTCCAAGAACCGCGACGGCTTCGTCATGGGCGAGGGCGCCGGCGCGCTCGTGCTGGAGGATTACGACCATGCCCTGGCGCGCGGAGCTGCGATCCTCGGCATCGTCGCCGGCTGCGGCGAGCGCGGCGACGGCTTCCACCGCACCCGCTCGAGCCCGGACGGCAAGCCGGCCATCCTCGCCATGCAGGACGCGCTGGACGATGCCGGGCTGAAGCCTGACGACGTCGACTATATCAACGCCCACGGCACCTCGACGCCGGAGAACGACAAGATGGAGGCGATGAGCTGCGCCGCCGTCTTCGGCGAGCGCATGGGCAGGCTGCCGATGTCCTCCAACAAGTCGATGCTCGGCCACACCCTGACAGCGGCCGGCGCCGTCGAGGCGGTGATCTCGTTCCTGACCATCGCCCATGGCCGCATCCCGCCAACGATCAACTACACCACGCCCGATCCGGCGATCGCGCTCGACGTCGTGCCCAATGTCGCCCGCGATGCGACGGTGCGCACCGTCCTGTCGAACTCCTTCGGCTTCGGCGGCCAGAACACCAGCCTCGTCCTGACCGCGGAGCCCGCGCGCACATGA
- the ccmA gene encoding heme ABC exporter ATP-binding protein CcmA — protein sequence MALTAENLACRRGGRLIFEGVHFRLGPGEAIALTGRNGAGKSSLLAMLCGRLRPEAGTIAIEGAAEAAMAELSHAIGHRDGLKTALSARENLAFAQALLGDAAVAPDAALAAVSLQHVAELPVGYLSAGQRRRVALARLLVSRRPFWLLDEPMSALDLAAQTMLTGLMRDHLAQGGAILAATHGPLGLDGARELRIGP from the coding sequence CTGGCCTTGACCGCCGAGAACCTGGCCTGCCGCCGTGGCGGTCGGCTTATCTTCGAGGGCGTGCATTTCCGGCTTGGCCCGGGCGAGGCGATCGCGCTGACCGGGCGCAACGGTGCCGGCAAGTCCAGCCTGCTCGCCATGCTGTGCGGCCGGTTGCGACCGGAGGCGGGCACGATTGCGATCGAGGGCGCGGCGGAGGCGGCGATGGCTGAGCTGAGCCATGCGATCGGGCATCGCGACGGGCTCAAGACGGCGCTGTCGGCTCGAGAAAATCTCGCTTTCGCGCAGGCGCTGCTCGGCGATGCCGCGGTGGCACCGGACGCCGCGCTGGCGGCGGTCAGCCTGCAGCATGTCGCGGAGCTGCCGGTGGGCTATCTCTCTGCCGGGCAGCGTCGCCGGGTGGCGCTGGCCCGGCTGCTGGTATCGCGGCGGCCGTTCTGGCTTCTCGACGAGCCGATGTCGGCGCTCGACCTCGCCGCCCAGACGATGCTAACCGGGCTGATGCGGGATCATCTGGCGCAGGGCGGAGCGATTCTGGCCGCGACGCATGGGCCGCTCGGCCTCGACGGGGCGCGCGAATTGAGGATCGGCCCGTGA
- a CDS encoding SDR family oxidoreductase, whose amino-acid sequence MTRILVTGGAKGVGAAIVRALAAAGHDVDFTYRSSGEQALALAAEIAQAYPGRSIDALPLDLSDKAALDAFCDEREGEGESYFGLIHNAGQPYDSLAAMMVQDKAEAAMQVNFWAFTRLAKSLMRNMIRARAGRIVAIGSVAALRGNPGNAAYAASKGALISYAKTLAVETGKRGVTVNIIAPGFVDTDMMAPYAAYRDKMQGQIPAGRFAKPEEVAGLAAFLMSEPAAYITGTVIPIDGGVTAHLGVHR is encoded by the coding sequence ATGACCCGGATCCTCGTCACCGGAGGCGCCAAGGGGGTTGGCGCAGCGATCGTGCGTGCGCTGGCGGCAGCCGGCCACGACGTCGATTTCACCTATCGCAGCTCGGGCGAGCAGGCTCTGGCGCTCGCAGCCGAGATCGCGCAGGCCTATCCCGGTCGCAGCATCGACGCCCTCCCGCTCGACCTTTCCGACAAGGCCGCGCTCGACGCCTTCTGCGACGAACGCGAGGGCGAGGGCGAGAGCTATTTTGGCCTGATCCACAATGCCGGCCAGCCCTATGATTCGCTCGCCGCGATGATGGTGCAGGACAAGGCGGAGGCGGCGATGCAGGTCAATTTCTGGGCCTTCACCCGCCTCGCCAAGAGCCTGATGCGCAACATGATCCGCGCCCGCGCTGGACGCATCGTCGCGATCGGCTCCGTCGCGGCTTTGCGCGGCAACCCTGGCAATGCGGCCTATGCCGCATCCAAGGGCGCCCTGATCTCCTATGCCAAGACGCTCGCGGTCGAGACCGGCAAGCGCGGCGTCACCGTCAACATCATCGCGCCGGGCTTCGTCGACACCGACATGATGGCGCCCTACGCCGCCTATCGCGACAAGATGCAGGGCCAGATCCCGGCCGGGCGTTTCGCGAAGCCGGAAGAGGTCGCGGGCCTCGCCGCCTTTCTGATGAGCGAGCCGGCGGCCTACATCACCGGCACGGTGATCCCGATCGACGGCGGCGTGACCGCGCATCTCGGCGTGCATCGCTGA
- a CDS encoding beta-ketoacyl-ACP synthase, with protein sequence MQRDVVITGIGLASSLGEGIETHAAALAGNTAPVVDTASFAPYPVHPLKALELDRQIPKKSDQRQMEPWQRLGVYAAGLALDGAGLKEDAEAKSVLQVIVAAGGGERDHAVDGAILTGLRGANAPGSFLNERLMGDLRPTLFLAQLSNLLAGNIGIVHGITGASRTFMGEEQAGVDAIRTAHARIASGQAEVMLVGGSYNAERRDMLLLFELGGYLRKGDFAPVFDRDDAPGLIAGSASAFLVLESAERAAARGARAHARLDRVVATRSKRQPGTVETTLRSLLADLGTVSPGALAISAAAGVARITAEEAAAIATLPQARRIATGDLVGHAVEAAFPVSVALAAAALSTGQAQEAVVTGAGHWRGEGVAHLVKA encoded by the coding sequence ATGCAGCGCGACGTCGTCATCACCGGAATCGGCCTCGCCTCCAGTCTCGGCGAGGGCATCGAGACCCATGCGGCCGCCCTCGCCGGCAACACTGCGCCGGTCGTCGACACAGCGAGCTTCGCCCCCTACCCGGTCCATCCGCTGAAAGCCCTCGAGCTCGACCGGCAGATCCCGAAGAAGTCCGACCAGCGCCAGATGGAGCCCTGGCAGCGCCTCGGCGTCTATGCGGCCGGCCTCGCGCTGGACGGCGCCGGGCTGAAAGAGGATGCCGAGGCGAAGAGCGTGCTCCAGGTCATCGTCGCGGCCGGAGGCGGCGAGCGTGACCATGCCGTCGACGGCGCCATCCTCACCGGCTTGCGCGGCGCCAACGCGCCCGGCTCCTTCCTCAACGAACGGCTGATGGGCGATCTGCGCCCGACCCTGTTCCTGGCGCAGCTTTCCAACCTGCTCGCCGGCAATATCGGCATCGTCCACGGCATCACCGGCGCCTCGCGCACCTTCATGGGCGAGGAGCAGGCCGGCGTCGACGCGATCCGCACCGCCCATGCCCGCATCGCCTCCGGACAGGCCGAGGTCATGCTGGTCGGCGGCTCCTACAATGCCGAGCGTCGCGACATGCTGCTGCTGTTCGAACTCGGCGGCTATCTGCGCAAGGGCGATTTCGCCCCGGTCTTCGACCGCGACGACGCGCCCGGCCTCATCGCCGGCAGCGCCTCCGCCTTTCTCGTGCTCGAATCCGCCGAGCGCGCCGCCGCCCGCGGCGCCCGTGCCCATGCCCGGCTCGACCGGGTGGTCGCCACCCGCTCGAAGCGCCAGCCCGGCACGGTCGAGACCACCCTGCGCAGCCTGCTCGCCGATCTCGGCACGGTTTCGCCCGGAGCGCTCGCCATCTCCGCCGCAGCCGGGGTCGCCCGCATCACGGCGGAAGAAGCCGCCGCCATCGCCACCCTGCCGCAGGCTCGCCGCATCGCGACGGGCGATCTCGTCGGCCACGCTGTCGAGGCCGCCTTCCCCGTCTCGGTCGCGCTCGCCGCTGCCGCCCTCTCGACGGGGCAGGCGCAGGAGGCCGTCGTCACCGGCGCCGGCCACTGGCGCGGCGAGGGTGTAGCCCATCTGGTCAAGGCCTGA
- a CDS encoding heme ABC transporter permease has protein sequence MAGLIDLANPTRFMRYSAVLLPWLAGAAALMLAVGFYLAWFEAPADYQQGETIRIMFVHVPAAWLALMFYSVMAVSALGTLVWRHPLADVAQKAAAPIGASFALICLLTGAFWGKPMWGTYWVWDARLTSVLVLFLIYLGIMALWRTLDDPSRAGRAVAILTLVGFVNVPIIKFSVDWWNTLHQPASVLRMGGPTIHASMLWPLLILAVGFTCLALALHLVAMRAEIMRRRVRTLTILEAERLDQLAAQGLSTQGSPA, from the coding sequence ATGGCTGGCCTGATCGACCTGGCAAACCCGACGCGCTTCATGCGCTATTCCGCTGTGCTGCTGCCCTGGCTTGCGGGCGCGGCGGCGCTGATGCTGGCTGTCGGCTTCTACCTCGCCTGGTTCGAGGCCCCGGCCGACTACCAGCAGGGCGAGACCATCCGCATCATGTTCGTGCATGTGCCGGCCGCCTGGCTCGCTTTGATGTTCTATTCCGTGATGGCCGTCTCGGCGCTGGGCACGCTGGTCTGGCGGCACCCGCTGGCCGATGTGGCGCAGAAGGCCGCGGCGCCGATCGGCGCCAGCTTCGCCCTAATCTGCCTGCTGACCGGCGCCTTCTGGGGCAAGCCGATGTGGGGCACCTATTGGGTCTGGGATGCGCGGCTGACCTCGGTGCTCGTGCTCTTTCTGATCTATCTCGGCATCATGGCACTGTGGCGGACGCTCGACGATCCGTCGCGCGCCGGGCGTGCGGTCGCGATCCTGACATTGGTCGGCTTCGTCAATGTGCCGATCATCAAGTTCTCGGTCGACTGGTGGAACACGCTGCACCAGCCGGCCTCGGTCTTGCGGATGGGCGGGCCGACGATCCACGCCTCGATGCTCTGGCCGCTGCTCATCCTGGCCGTGGGCTTCACCTGCCTGGCGCTGGCGCTGCATCTTGTCGCGATGCGGGCAGAGATCATGCGCAGGCGCGTGCGGACGCTGACGATCCTCGAGGCCGAGCGACTCGACCAGCTGGCGGCACAGGGGTTGTCGACGCAGGGATCGCCGGCATGA
- the acnA gene encoding aconitate hydratase AcnA — protein MASLDSFKCRQTLTVGSKSYEYYSLPLAEQNGLPGISKLPFSMKVLLENLLRFEDGRSVYKADIEGFVAWLTDKGTAGKEIGFRPARVLMQDFTGVPAVVDLAAMRDGVVALGGDPAKINPLVPVDLVIDHSVIVDEFGTPKALAQNVELEYERNAERYRFLKWGQGAFDNFRVVPPGTGICHQVNLEYLAQTVWTRKETIDGVEVEMAYPDTVVGTDSHTTMVNGLAVLGWGVGGIEAEAAMLGQPQSMLLPEVIGFKLTGALKEGITATDLVLTVTQMLRKKGVVGKFVEFFGPGLYNLTLADRATIANMGPEYGATCGFFPVDAETLEYLTTTGRATDRIALVEAYSKAQGLFATIETADPVFTDTLELDLSSVQPSMAGPKRPEGRIDLNGVAKGFKAAMDTEYKKGGEIARRVPVEGQPFDLGHGDVVIAAITSCTNTSNPSVLMAAGLLARNAVAKGLKVKPWVKTSLAPGSQVVAEYLAKAGLQTDLDALGFNLVGFGCTTCIGNSGPLPAPISKAINEQGLIAGAVISGNRNFEGRVSPDVQANYLASPPLVVAYALAGSVQMDLTTEPLGLGSDGKPVFLKDIWPSNKEIQSFIAKNVTRAIFEAKYADVFKGDAHWQAVKTPESQTYAWEDASTYVQNPPYFQGISKTPSPVTDIKGARILGLFGDKITTDHISPAGSIKAASPAGAYLTEHGVAVADFNQYGTRRGNHEVMMRGTFANIRIRNHMMGPNGREGGYTIHYPSKEELPIYDAAMRYQQEKVPLVVFAGVEYGNGSSRDWAAKGTNLLGVKAVIAQSFERIHRSNLVGMGVVPFTLQEGTSWASLDLKGDETVSIKGLATVKPRQMLEAEITYADGTVKQVPILCRIDTLDEIDYFKNAGILHYVLRGIAA, from the coding sequence ATGGCTTCGCTCGACTCCTTCAAATGCCGCCAGACGCTCACCGTCGGCAGCAAATCCTATGAATATTATTCGCTGCCGCTCGCCGAACAGAACGGCCTGCCGGGGATCTCGAAGCTGCCGTTCTCGATGAAGGTGCTGCTCGAGAACCTGCTGCGCTTCGAGGATGGCCGCTCGGTCTACAAAGCCGACATCGAGGGTTTCGTCGCCTGGCTGACCGACAAGGGCACCGCCGGCAAGGAAATCGGCTTCCGCCCCGCCCGCGTGCTGATGCAGGACTTCACCGGCGTTCCCGCCGTGGTCGACCTCGCCGCGATGCGTGACGGCGTCGTCGCGCTCGGCGGCGACCCGGCCAAGATCAACCCGCTTGTGCCGGTCGATCTCGTCATCGACCACTCGGTCATCGTCGACGAATTCGGTACGCCCAAGGCACTCGCCCAGAATGTCGAGCTCGAATATGAGCGCAATGCCGAGCGCTACCGCTTCCTGAAATGGGGCCAGGGCGCGTTCGACAATTTCCGCGTCGTCCCGCCCGGCACCGGCATCTGCCATCAGGTCAATCTCGAATACCTCGCCCAGACCGTCTGGACCCGCAAGGAGACCATCGACGGCGTCGAGGTCGAGATGGCCTATCCCGACACCGTCGTCGGCACCGATTCGCACACCACCATGGTCAATGGTCTGGCCGTACTCGGCTGGGGCGTCGGCGGCATCGAGGCGGAAGCTGCCATGCTCGGCCAGCCGCAGTCGATGCTGCTGCCCGAGGTGATCGGCTTCAAGCTGACCGGCGCGCTCAAGGAAGGCATCACCGCCACCGACCTCGTGCTGACCGTCACGCAGATGCTGCGCAAGAAGGGCGTCGTCGGCAAGTTCGTCGAGTTCTTCGGCCCCGGCCTCTACAACCTCACCCTCGCCGACCGCGCCACCATCGCCAATATGGGCCCGGAATACGGCGCGACCTGCGGCTTCTTCCCGGTCGATGCCGAGACGCTGGAATATCTCACCACGACCGGCCGCGCCACCGACCGGATCGCGCTGGTCGAGGCTTACAGCAAGGCGCAGGGGCTCTTCGCCACGATCGAGACCGCCGACCCGGTCTTCACCGACACACTGGAACTCGACCTCTCGAGCGTGCAGCCCTCGATGGCCGGCCCCAAGCGCCCCGAAGGCCGCATCGACCTGAACGGCGTCGCCAAGGGCTTCAAGGCCGCGATGGACACCGAATACAAGAAGGGCGGGGAAATCGCGCGCCGCGTTCCGGTCGAGGGCCAGCCCTTCGATCTCGGTCATGGCGACGTCGTCATCGCGGCCATCACCTCCTGCACCAACACCTCCAACCCCTCGGTGCTGATGGCCGCGGGCCTGCTCGCCCGGAACGCCGTCGCCAAGGGCCTCAAGGTCAAGCCCTGGGTGAAGACCTCGCTGGCGCCGGGCTCGCAGGTCGTCGCCGAATACCTGGCCAAGGCCGGCCTCCAGACCGACCTCGACGCCCTCGGCTTCAACCTGGTCGGGTTCGGCTGCACCACCTGCATCGGCAATTCCGGCCCGCTGCCGGCGCCGATCTCGAAGGCGATCAACGAACAGGGTCTGATCGCCGGCGCCGTGATCTCGGGCAACCGCAACTTCGAGGGCCGCGTCTCGCCGGACGTGCAGGCGAACTACCTCGCCTCGCCGCCGCTGGTCGTGGCCTATGCGCTGGCCGGCTCCGTGCAGATGGATCTGACGACCGAGCCGCTCGGGCTTGGCTCGGACGGCAAGCCCGTCTTCCTTAAGGACATCTGGCCCTCCAACAAGGAGATCCAGAGCTTCATCGCGAAGAACGTCACCCGCGCCATCTTCGAGGCGAAATACGCCGACGTCTTCAAGGGCGACGCGCATTGGCAGGCGGTGAAGACCCCGGAAAGCCAGACCTATGCCTGGGAGGACGCCTCGACCTACGTCCAGAACCCGCCCTATTTCCAGGGCATCAGCAAGACGCCGTCGCCGGTCACCGACATCAAGGGTGCCCGCATCCTCGGCCTCTTCGGCGACAAGATCACCACCGACCACATCTCCCCGGCCGGTTCGATCAAGGCGGCCTCTCCCGCAGGCGCCTATCTCACCGAGCATGGCGTCGCGGTGGCCGACTTCAACCAGTACGGCACGCGGCGCGGCAATCACGAGGTGATGATGCGCGGCACCTTCGCCAATATCCGCATCCGCAACCACATGATGGGGCCGAACGGACGCGAGGGCGGCTACACCATCCACTATCCGAGCAAGGAAGAGCTGCCGATCTATGATGCGGCGATGCGCTACCAGCAGGAGAAGGTGCCGCTGGTCGTCTTCGCCGGCGTCGAATACGGCAACGGCTCCTCGCGCGACTGGGCCGCGAAGGGCACCAACCTGCTCGGCGTCAAGGCCGTGATCGCGCAGAGCTTCGAGCGCATCCACCGCTCGAACCTGGTCGGCATGGGCGTCGTCCCCTTCACTCTGCAGGAGGGCACGAGCTGGGCCTCGCTCGACCTGAAGGGCGACGAGACCGTCTCGATCAAGGGCCTCGCCACGGTGAAGCCGCGCCAGATGCTGGAAGCCGAGATCACCTATGCCGACGGCACGGTGAAGCAGGTGCCGATCCTCTGCCGCATCGATACGCTGGACGAGATCGACTACTTCAAGAACGCCGGCATCCTGCACTACGTCCTGCGCGGCATCGCGGCCTGA
- a CDS encoding acyl carrier protein — MSATFETVAGIISETCDIPREKITPESHAIADLGIDSLAFLDIAFAIDKAFGIKLPLEQWTQEVNEGKAPAEQYFVLENLCKRIDDLVAAKAA; from the coding sequence ATGTCCGCCACGTTCGAGACGGTCGCCGGAATCATTTCGGAGACCTGCGACATTCCGCGCGAGAAAATCACCCCCGAGAGCCATGCGATCGCCGATCTCGGCATCGACTCGCTCGCCTTCCTCGACATCGCCTTCGCGATCGACAAGGCCTTCGGCATCAAGCTGCCGCTCGAGCAGTGGACGCAGGAAGTCAATGAGGGCAAGGCGCCCGCCGAGCAGTATTTCGTGCTCGAGAACCTGTGCAAGCGCATTGACGACCTCGTCGCCGCCAAGGCGGCCTGA
- a CDS encoding type II toxin-antitoxin system RelE/ParE family toxin: MKVHWSSRALAEIDTIFAFVAAADRALAERLTFEIEARAAKMAEYPEMGRPGRVDGTREFVVTGTPYIIPYRVRDGRVEILAALHASREWPDHL; encoded by the coding sequence GTGAAGGTTCATTGGTCCTCGCGCGCTCTGGCCGAGATCGATACCATTTTTGCCTTCGTCGCGGCCGCAGATCGAGCCCTTGCTGAACGATTGACCTTCGAGATCGAGGCTAGAGCCGCCAAAATGGCCGAGTATCCAGAGATGGGACGTCCGGGTCGCGTTGACGGCACCCGCGAATTCGTGGTCACCGGGACGCCCTATATTATCCCTTACCGCGTCCGTGACGGGCGTGTTGAAATCCTGGCCGCGCTGCACGCCTCGCGTGAATGGCCGGATCACCTTTGA
- the ccmD gene encoding heme exporter protein CcmD, which produces MSGLGPHAGFILASYGAVVIVLGGLALSVALDHRAQKRALAALEQRGVGRRSERVQP; this is translated from the coding sequence ATGAGCGGGCTCGGGCCGCATGCCGGCTTCATCCTGGCGTCCTATGGCGCGGTCGTCATCGTGCTGGGCGGGCTGGCGCTGTCGGTCGCCCTCGACCACCGCGCGCAGAAGCGCGCGCTCGCGGCCCTCGAGCAGCGCGGCGTCGGCCGCCGGTCGGAACGGGTCCAGCCATGA
- a CDS encoding CopG family ribbon-helix-helix protein — protein MTAAFTIRLDDEMLAKLDALAADTDRSRSWIAAKAIESYVELNAWQIARIKEGIAEADRGEFATDDEVRAVFDKYRTKA, from the coding sequence ATGACCGCAGCCTTCACCATCCGCCTCGACGACGAGATGCTGGCCAAGCTCGACGCGCTGGCTGCCGACACGGACCGCTCGCGCAGCTGGATCGCGGCCAAGGCCATCGAGTCCTATGTCGAGCTGAACGCCTGGCAGATCGCGCGCATCAAGGAAGGCATCGCGGAAGCGGATCGCGGCGAGTTCGCTACTGATGATGAGGTCCGGGCCGTATTCGATAAATATCGGACAAAGGCGTGA
- a CDS encoding IS5 family transposase (programmed frameshift), whose amino-acid sequence MNDLFLLSERQMTRISPHFPLSHGVPRVDDRRVVSGIVYIIRSGLQWKDAPKGYGPHKTLYNRFIRWSRLGVFDRIFAGLAGEGPKPERIMIDATHLKAHRTAASLLKKGLFPRRIGRTKGGLNSKLHTVCDESGRPIIMLLSEGQMSDHKGASLVLAALPPAKTLIADRGYDSTPFRQALAAKGIAPCIPSSRSRKTPYPYDKALYRQRHKVENLFAKLKDWRRIATRYDRCAHTFFSAICIAAAVIFWL is encoded by the exons ATGAATGATTTGTTTTTGCTGAGCGAGCGGCAGATGACGCGGATATCGCCGCATTTTCCGCTCTCGCATGGCGTGCCACGGGTCGATGATCGGCGCGTGGTGAGCGGGATCGTCTACATCATCCGCAGCGGCCTGCAGTGGAAGGACGCGCCCAAGGGCTACGGTCCCCACAAGACGCTCTACAACCGCTTCATCCGCTGGAGCCGGCTCGGCGTCTTCGACCGGATCTTCGCCGGGCTCGCCGGCGAGGGACCCAAGCCGGAGCGCATCATGATCGACGCGACGCATCTCAAGGCCCATCGCACGGCGGCGAGCCTGCTCAAAAAGGGGCTGT TTCCCCGTCGTATCGGGCGGACCAAGGGCGGGCTGAACTCCAAGCTCCACACTGTCTGCGACGAGAGCGGCCGCCCAATCATCATGCTCCTGTCGGAAGGCCAGATGAGCGACCACAAGGGCGCAAGCCTCGTGCTCGCCGCCCTGCCGCCAGCCAAAACCCTCATCGCCGATCGTGGCTACGACAGCACGCCGTTCCGCCAGGCGCTCGCCGCCAAGGGCATCGCGCCCTGCATCCCCTCGAGCCGAAGCCGGAAAACCCCGTACCCTTATGACAAGGCGCTCTACCGCCAGCGCCACAAGGTCGAGAACCTCTTCGCCAAGCTCAAGGACTGGCGCCGCATCGCAACCCGCTACGATCGATGCGCCCACACTTTCTTCTCGGCAATCTGCATCGCCGCAGCCGTCATCTTCTGGCTCTGA
- the ccmB gene encoding heme exporter protein CcmB, translating into MSRAFFAILRRDLALASRAGGGGELALVFFLTIVVLVPFALGPDLNLLSRIGPAILWLGALLSMLIGLDRLFQGDEEDGSLDLIRASVLPLELVVLAKGLAHWLTTGLPLALAAPLLGLLVALPGEAMLPVAATLLVGTPALSFIGAGGAALTAGLRRGGLILPVLVAPLTVPVLIFGVSAANAALGGTIPFLTPFLILCALSLAAIVIGTLAAAAALRQVD; encoded by the coding sequence GTGAGCCGCGCCTTCTTCGCCATCCTCCGGCGCGATCTCGCACTGGCCTCGCGCGCCGGAGGCGGCGGCGAACTTGCGCTCGTCTTCTTCCTGACGATTGTGGTGCTGGTGCCCTTCGCGCTTGGGCCGGATCTCAACCTGCTGTCACGGATCGGCCCGGCGATCCTGTGGCTGGGTGCGCTTCTGTCGATGCTGATCGGGCTCGATCGGCTGTTTCAGGGTGACGAGGAGGACGGCTCGCTCGACCTGATCCGCGCCTCCGTGCTGCCGTTGGAACTCGTCGTGTTGGCCAAGGGGCTGGCGCATTGGCTGACGACGGGGCTGCCGCTGGCGCTGGCTGCGCCGCTGCTCGGGCTGCTGGTGGCGCTGCCCGGCGAGGCGATGTTGCCGGTCGCGGCGACGCTTCTGGTCGGCACGCCGGCACTGAGCTTCATCGGGGCCGGTGGCGCCGCGCTGACCGCGGGGCTGCGGCGGGGCGGGTTGATCCTGCCCGTGCTGGTCGCCCCACTGACGGTGCCTGTGCTGATCTTCGGCGTCTCGGCGGCGAATGCGGCTCTCGGCGGCACGATTCCGTTCCTGACGCCGTTCCTGATCCTGTGCGCGCTGTCGCTGGCGGCGATCGTGATCGGGACGCTGGCGGCCGCCGCGGCGCTGCGGCAAGTCGACTAG
- a CDS encoding 3-hydroxyacyl-ACP dehydratase FabZ family protein, with product MRLEYFDMIDTVLAFEPGEKRIMTRSTVPAADASPVFEGHFPGHPLVPGVLLTETMAQASGYLLLALNGMTQMPFLMTVDKARFRTFVEPDAVLDITAELVIEGSGYAATKAKIAIAGKPICDAELRFRLMPFPADMRSLMEARLAAIGLAPEQA from the coding sequence ATGCGCCTCGAATATTTCGACATGATCGACACCGTGCTGGCCTTCGAGCCGGGCGAAAAGCGCATCATGACGCGCTCGACCGTGCCCGCCGCCGATGCCAGCCCGGTTTTCGAGGGGCATTTCCCCGGTCACCCGCTCGTGCCCGGCGTGCTTCTGACCGAGACCATGGCGCAGGCCTCGGGCTATCTCCTGCTCGCCCTCAACGGCATGACGCAGATGCCGTTCCTGATGACCGTCGACAAGGCGCGCTTCCGCACCTTCGTCGAGCCCGATGCCGTGCTCGACATCACGGCCGAACTCGTCATCGAGGGCTCCGGCTATGCCGCGACCAAGGCGAAGATCGCCATCGCCGGCAAGCCGATCTGCGATGCGGAACTTCGCTTCCGCCTGATGCCCTTCCCCGCCGATATGCGAAGCCTGATGGAGGCGCGCCTTGCCGCCATCGGTCTTGCTCCGGAACAGGCCTGA